The DNA region ATGCCTTTGGCACAGCTTTAAGCTTTACTCTTGGCTGTAGACTCCGGACTTCCGACTTTCGGACTCCTCACTTAAGACTGTCTAAATATTTTTTAATTTCGTCAATTTCATCAGCGCTGGCACTGTGATTTCCAAGGGCCTGCATGACCAATCTGGCTGCCGAACCGTTAAAAACATTGTCGATCATTTTGTTTACCAATTGCTTTTCGGTTTTATCCTGACTAACCAAGGCTTTGTAAATGTGCGTTTTTTGATTCGTGTCTCTTTCTACCATTCCTTTTTCGTGCATAATCTGCATGAGTTTTAGGGTAGTGGTATAGCCAGAATCTTTTTTATCCAATGTTTCGTGTACATCTCTCACCGTTGCCTGGCCTTTTTGCCAAAGCACCTGTAAGATTTCCATTTCGCCTTCAGTTGGTTTGATGTTATTGTTGCTCATATTGTTACAAGGTCTACGAATTATTTCGTAATCAAATGTACGAAGATATTCGTATAATCAAAATAAGTTTGGATTTTTTTTTGAAACCGTTAACTGTTTAATCCCGATAGCTATCGGGAGGTTAATTGGTTAACGGTGTTATAAGAAAACAAAGGAATTGAGATGACAGTTTTGCAATGCTGTCATCCTGAGTGCCCGCCTGGACCGGACGGGCAGCAATGCTATTAAGTTAGGCCGTCTAAGGCGTCAACTATGAACTGTCGTCATCCTCAGCTTGGCTGGGGATCTTACTGTTAAGGCTTTCGCACTTGCATTGCATTGATCCCGTACGTACGGGACCGCCTGCGCGGGAAAGACGGCAAGAAAAAACGTCATCCGATAGTTACCGGATTTTACACAATGGTTATCCCGAACGATGACAATATTCTTTTCGGCTTACTTAATAGCATTGGAGGGGCAGATATGAGCAAAAAGCGGGAGTAACGCTAATTTGAATGCTGAAATTGCTTTACGAATAATATAAAATTGTAATAGTTGGGCAAAAAACTGTGATCTGATTACTTATCATCGAGCAATTCAGCTAGTTTTTCTCTGAGCGCTTTTCCTTTCAAATCTTTGGCGATTACTTTGCCGCTCGGATCGATTAAAAGGTTGGCAGGTATCGTAGTAACGCCATAAACTTTAGCGGCTTCGTTTTGTTTTTTTAAATCAGATACCTGAACCCATGGCAATCGATCTTCTTTAATGGCGTTTATCCATTTATCTTTATCCGTATCAACCGATACGCTTAAAACTACAAAGTTTTTGGTTTTGTATTTCTCATAAACAGCTAAAACATTTGGATTTTCTTCTCGGCAAGGTAAGCACCAGGAAGCCCAAAAGTCTACAAGGACATATTTGTTTTGGTAAGATGAGAGCGTAACCGCATCGCCATTTACATCATTTTGAGTGAAGTCTTTAGCTATCATACCTTCCGAAATTTTTTTGCTTTCAATAATAGTCGCCGCTATTTTTCGTGCTTCGGGCATTTTTTTGAGCGTTGAAGATAATTTTGCAAAACTTTGCGCTACCTGAGGGATGTACTTGCTGCTACGTGCCATTTCGGCTAACGTTAAGAGACTTACATAAGAGTTTGGATGTTCATTTATAAACTTAAACTGAATTGGAAATGCCTCATAGTAAGCATCTACAGCATTGGCCTTAATCGAGTTTACAAATGCGGTATCTTTCAATTCCTCTGTGCTCAGCTGGTTAAGGTCTTTTAATTTTTTCCTTTTTTCGGCAACAGGTTTTAATGCATTATTCAGTTTAGCATAATCATCATTTAACGGCGTTCCAGAAATTAAGGTGTTGTTCAGCGTGTCGGGAGAGGTAAGGGAAATTTGACCAGAATCGATATAAATGTAAAACGAATCAGATAAGTCGAGTGCAAACCTGGGATTATCATTTCTGCTGAGATAGCCTCTAACCTTGGTAGCAAAAGTACCTTTAAATTTAAACGATCTGTTCTTTACAACGGTAGAATCTTCAACCAACCGATCGCCTTGACGATAAGTCAGAAAGATCTTATCCCCATCGTTATATGCCTTGCCGAAACCTTTTATAACAAACGAAAACTGAGCCAATAGACTTAAAGGCGAAAGAAAGATAGCTATCAAAAGTAATCTCTTCATTGTTTTGCGTTTAAAGTAAGTTACGAAGTGTTTGGTCGTCAGTGCGAGGCCGGCTTCTGCGAGCCGAAGCAATCTGATTTTAAGAAAAGAGATTGCCTCGCAATGGGAAATAACCAATGAACCAATTAACCAATGATCAATGACCAATTAACAATTAACCAATGACAAATTAACCAATGAACCAATGACCAATTAACAATTAACAATTAACCAATGCCCAATGAACCAATGACAAATTAACTAATGAACGAATGACCCATTAACTAATGAACCAATGACTAATGACCAATTAACTAGTGAACTAATGACCAATGACCAATTAACAATTAACCAATGACCAATTA from Pedobacter endophyticus includes:
- a CDS encoding BlaI/MecI/CopY family transcriptional regulator, which translates into the protein MSNNNIKPTEGEMEILQVLWQKGQATVRDVHETLDKKDSGYTTTLKLMQIMHEKGMVERDTNQKTHIYKALVSQDKTEKQLVNKMIDNVFNGSAARLVMQALGNHSASADEIDEIKKYLDSLK
- a CDS encoding TlpA disulfide reductase family protein; the encoded protein is MKRLLLIAIFLSPLSLLAQFSFVIKGFGKAYNDGDKIFLTYRQGDRLVEDSTVVKNRSFKFKGTFATKVRGYLSRNDNPRFALDLSDSFYIYIDSGQISLTSPDTLNNTLISGTPLNDDYAKLNNALKPVAEKRKKLKDLNQLSTEELKDTAFVNSIKANAVDAYYEAFPIQFKFINEHPNSYVSLLTLAEMARSSKYIPQVAQSFAKLSSTLKKMPEARKIAATIIESKKISEGMIAKDFTQNDVNGDAVTLSSYQNKYVLVDFWASWCLPCREENPNVLAVYEKYKTKNFVVLSVSVDTDKDKWINAIKEDRLPWVQVSDLKKQNEAAKVYGVTTIPANLLIDPSGKVIAKDLKGKALREKLAELLDDK